In the Nocardioides marmotae genome, CCCACCTGGCCGACGTCGACGCCGGGGTCGCAGTGCAGGGCGAAGATGCGGTCCACGTCCTCGAGCACGCCGAGGCTCATCAGGTGCACCGCACCGCCGGGCATGACCTCCTCGGCGGGCTGGAAGAGCAGCCGCACCCGGCCACCCAGCAGCCCCTCCTCGTGGACCCGGGAGAGCGCGAGGGCCGCGCCCACCACCGCGGTGGTGTGCACGTCGTGCCCGCAGGCGTGGGCGACGTCGGGGACCGTGCTGCGCCACGGGTCGTCGGTGATGTCGTGGACCGGCAGGGCGTCGAGGTCGGCGCGGAGCGCGGCCACCGGCCCCCGCTCCCCCAGCTCGGCGACGACGCCGGACCGCGGCATCGCCGTCACCCGCCAGCCGGCCTCCTCGACGCGCGCGGCGACCAGGGCGCAGGTGCGCTCCTCGTGCCAGGACAGCTCGGGGTGGGCATGCAGGTCCCGGCGCAGGTCGACGAGCTCCGCCTCGTGCTTCTCGACGGCCTCGCGGATCAGGTCGTGCACGCGCGGGTCCCTGGTCATCAGGCCTCCCAGGTTAGACCCCGGCCCGAGCCGACCGGCCCACCCCGTCTCACGCGTCCGCCGACGCCCGCGCCTCCTCGACCCACGCCCGGACCCGCGCGGTCGGGACACGCAGCGCCCGCGCGACGTCCCCGACCGGGTAGCCCGCCTCGAGGACGGCGGCGACCGCGAAGTCCTGGGGGCCGGTGAAGCGGCGCCCGCCCAGCGGGGCCGCGGGATCCGCCGCGGGCACGCCGGCCCCGCCGACGTCCGGGCCGACGTGCGGGCCGACGTCCGGGCCGACGTGCGGGCCGACGTCCGGGCCGGCTTCCGGCTCCGCCTCGAACGTGGAGCCGGCCGCCCCGACGGGCGCCTGCGTCCGGGGCGGGGCGTACCCCGCCAGGGCCTCGCGCCCCCGGGCGACCAGGGCCTGCTCGAGCAGCCGCCGCAGCTCGCGCTGGCCGCGCCGCCGGCGGCGGACGAAGACCGTCCCGAACGCCGGCACGACCAGCACCAGCAGGCCCGGCAGCGCGCTGCCGTGCTCCTCGAGCCAGAGGACCGCGCGGGGGCGGTAGGACCATGCGCCGGTGGTGTCCCCCTGCTGCACCTCGGCCCCGTCTGCGTCGGCCACGGCCCCGGGCCCGCGGCCGGTCATCGCGTTGCCGTCGACGACCGCCCGGGCGTCCTCGCCGGCCACCCGCACCCCGGTGCCGGTACCGACGGCGATGTCGTTGCCGCGTACCTCGCCCGTGGAGTCGGTGAGGGAGACCCCCGTCGTGCGGGCCCTCACCGTCGAGCGCTCGACCCGGGCGCCGCTCACCTCCTCCACGACGATGCCGGTCGCGCCCTGCGAGCGGACCACCGACCGGTCGACGACCAGGCCGTCGGCCGGCCCGCGGACCGCGAGCGCGGTCCCGTCCGCGAGGAGGGTGCTGCGGTCGACCTGCAGCCCGTCGAGGCGCAGCACCAGCACCCCGCCGCCGTCGTTGTCGGCCACCAGGCTCCGGCGGAGGACGACGCCGGCGTAGTTGGTGGTGCTGTAGCCCGCGGAGTTCGGGCCGTCGGCGAGCGGCGAGCCGTCCACGAGCAGGCCGTAGCCCCCCGACCGGGTCAGCCGGGCGCGCTCGACGACGACGCGCGAGGCGCCGTTGCCGACCTTGATCGCCGCCCCGCCCGACCGGTCGACCGAGACGCCGGTCAGGCGCACCCGGTGCGAGCGGTTGGTGACCTCGACGCCGTCCCGCTCCACCGCGGTCACCTCGGTGCGCCGGACGACGCTGCGCTCGACACCGGAGAGGTAGAGCCCGATGTGCGACGCGCGCACCCGCACCCCGACCAGGTCCGCGGTGGCCGAGGTCTCCGGCGAGCCGGTCACGGCGAGCCCCCCGGTGCGGCCGCTCCAGTAGCCGAGGTGGTCGGTCTCGACGTCCGCGAGCCGCAGCCGGCCGTCCTTGACCAGCAGGTAGGCGCGACCGTCGGAGGTCTCCCGATCGGCCGCCTTCCGCCGGGGGTCCCACCCGACCAGCCGCAGCGGTCGCCCCGGGGCGCCGGACAGGGCCAGGTCCCCGCCCCAGGTGACCAGGCTGGCGTGCGCCCGGGCGCCGCTGTGCATCCGCAGGGTCGTGGCCGGCAGGTGCAGCGCCACGCGGGCACCGCGCCGCGCCACCACCGGCCGGACGAGCTCGACCACGCCCGGGCCCGTGCGGCGCAGCGCGCCGGCCGCCACCAGCGCGTCCACGCCGTACGCCGCGGGGCGCGGGCCGAGGACCACGGTCGCGCCGACGCGGGTCGTCCCCACGGCCGGGCCGAGGCTGACCGCTCGCAGCCGGGCGTCCTCGGCCGCGAGCACCGCGACCTCGGCCGGCACCTCGTCGAGCGCCGGCGCGGCCACCGGGGCCTCGTCCGCGGGGGCGGCCGGGTCGGGTGGCTCGATGTGCTGGCGGAGCACCGCCAGCCCGAGGACGATCCCGACCACCGCGACCAGGCAGACGGCGCGGATGAGCCGGCGCACCGCGACGTGGACGGTGTCGCCGCGCTCCGCGGCGGTCGGGGCGCTCACGTCGGTCACCTCGGTCACGTCGCTCACACCGGCGCCGGGGCCTTGGACAGGCTGGCCTCGCTCTGCCCCTCGCCCCCGATGGTGTCGGCCGAGCGGGTCAGCCAGCCCTGCTTGTTCATCGTGAAGAAGGCGTAGGTCTTGACCGGGCCGGCGATGAACAGGATCACCAGCGCCACCACGGGGAGGATCCAGACGTCCTCCGGTCGGCGCCACAGGTGCGACATCCCGCGGATCGCCCGGCCGACGAAGAGCCAGACCAGGGCCGCGGCGAGGGCGGTCCAGGGGTGGTCGGAGCGCACGGCGAGCGCGACGTAGGCGAGCGCGATCGTGCTGCTCACCGGGGTCAGCAGGATCTGCATCACCGTGACCTGCGAGATCAGCGGCACCCGGAAGATCCAGCCGTGCCGGATGGCGGTGAGGTAGCAGCGGTAGGAGTTGCGGCTCCACCGCACCCGCTGCTTGACGAAGGCCTTGAACGTGTCGGGGAACATCGACAGCGCTCGCGCACTGTCCTGGTGGGCGACCCGGTAGCCCTGGGAGATCGTCAGCCAGGTCATCCGGCCGTCGTCGCCGGCGATGCACTGCCGGCCGCGGAAGATCTCGTTCTCCAGCCGGTCGACCTGGGGCACGATCACCGCCGCCCGGTAGGCGCTGGTCCGCCCGGAGGCGCAGATGACGCCACCGAAGCGGCCCATGGCGGGGGCGTAGTCGTAGTAGCGCAGGTCGATGATCCAGTCCGCGACGCGGCGCCAGATGCTCGTCTTGGGCAGGTAGACGTTCTGCCGCGTGCTCACCGCACCGACGGCCGGGTCCGCGAACGGCATCTGGATCGCGTCGTGCATGCCGGCCTCCCACACGGTGTCGGAGTCGACGAAGATCACCAGCTCGGTGTCGACCATCCGCATCCCCACGCCGAGCGCGGAGCGCTTGCCGTTGTGCTTGAACATCACGACCTCGACCTCGGGCCGGCCGAGCGCCTCGATCCGCTCCTGCGCCTCGGTGTCGGCGAGGTCGAGCACGATGATGATCCGGGACGGCCCCTGCGCCAGCCACGTCTCCAGGCAGCGCAGCAGCACGTCGGGGTCCTCGCGGAAGGACGGGACGACCACGGTCGTCGTCGTCCGGAAGTCGTTGAGCACCGGCCGCGACGTCGCCGAGAGGAGCTTGCGGACCAGCCAGAACGTCCACGACACGATGCCGATCACGCCGAAGGGCACCAGCCACCCGGGCAGGTCGCGGACGTGCGGGAGCAGCTCCACGCGGACTCTCCCTCGTGCGGTGACGGGCGGGACGGACACGCCGCTGGAGCCGAGCCCCCCATCGGTGGCCCGACTGTAAAGGAATCGATGGGTCGCTGTGTCCCGTTCGGCCGCGCGGTGTCCCCGGCGCTGCCACGATGGCCCGGTGAGAGCCGCCCGGTCAGCAGCGCGGCTCGCCCTGGCCTCCCTCGCCCTCGGTCTCGTCGCCGGCACGGCGGGCTGCAGCGGGGGCCCAGCGGCCCCCGAGGGCGTCGGCGCCCCCACCGGGTGCGACGGCCCGCCCCGGATCGGCAGCAGCGCCGAGCTCCGCGTCGCCCTGGCCGAGGCGTCCCCCGGCGACGTGCTGGTGCTGGCCGAGGGCCGGTACGACGGCCGGTTCCGGGCCACGGTCTCCGGCACCGCCGAGCGGCCGGTGACGCTGTGCGGGCCGGCCGGCGCGGTGCTCGACGGCGGCAGCACGGGCGGGGGCTACACGCTCCACCTCGAGGAGGCGTCGTACTGGCGGCTCGTGGGGTTCTCGGTGACCGGTGCGCAGAAGGGCCTCGTGCTCGACGGCGCGTCGCACAACCGGGTCGTGGGGCTGCGGATCTCCGGCACCGGCCAGGAGGGTCTCCATCTGCGCACCGGCAGCAGCGACAACCTCGTCGCCCGCAACCGGGTCTGGGCCACCGGCCTGGTCGACCCCGGCTTCGGCGAGGGCGTCTACGTCGGGTCGGCCCGCTCGAACTGGTGCGAGCTCACCGACTGCGAGCCCGACCGCAGCGACGGCAACCGCGTCGTCGGCAACCGGGTGTGGGGCACCGGCGCGGAGGCGGTCGACATCAAGGAGGGCACCCGCGGCGGCGTGCTGCGCGGCAACCGGTTGCGGGGCGGCCGCGTGGTCGACTCGGTGGTCGACCTCAAGGGCAACGGCTGGGTGGTGGCCGGCAACCGCATCGTCGCCCCCACCGGGGACGGCGTGCAGGTCCACGTGGTGGCGCCCGGGTGGGGCCGCCGCAACGCGGTCCGCGCGAACGACGTCACCGCCCCGGCCGGCCTCGCCGTGGACGTGGTGGGCGCCGCCCGCGCCGCCGGCACCGTCGTGGCCTGCGACCAGGGGCCCCGCACCCCGACCGGGAGGGTCACCAATGTCGCGTGCCGATGAGCAGTCGCGTGTCGATGAGCACCGGGTCGCGGTCGTCGTCGAGGACGACCCCGACACCGCCCGCCTGCTGGAGGTGATCCTCACCCAGGCCGGGTTCGAGGTCCACGTGGCCGCCGACGGCCCCTCGGGGGTCGAGGCGGTACGCCGCCACCGGCCGGTGCTCACCACCGTCGACGTCTGGCTGCCGGGCATCGACGGGTTCGAGGTGACCCGCCAGGTCCGCACCTTCAGCGACACCTACCTGGTGATGGTCAGCGCGCTCGGCGGCGAGGACGACATCCTCGGCGGGTTCGAGGCCGGCGCCGACGACTACGTCCGCAAGCCGTTCCGCCCGCGCGAGCTGCGCGCCCGCGTCCTGGGCGTGATGCGCCGCCCGCCGGCCCGGATCCGCCCGGCCGCCCCGGTCGTCGCGCCGGCCGATCCTCCGTGGGCCGATCCCCCGTGGGCCGATCCCCCGTGGGCCGACCCGGCTGCGCCGGTGCCCGAGCCGTCCGCCGTGGTCCCCGAGCCGCCCGCTCCCCCGCCGCAGCCGGCCGGTCCGGTCGTCTTCGACGGTGCGCTGATCCGCTTCCGCGGGCTGCTCGTCGACCCGGGCGCGGGGACCGCGAGCGCCGACGGCCGCCTCCTGGCGCTGGACCGCATGCAGTTCGACCTGCTCGAGCTGCTGCTCTACTCCGGGGAGCATCCGAGCACCGCCGGGAGCCTCGCGCTGAGCCTGCGGGGCGAGCCCTACCAACCGGGCGCCGTGGTCGCGGAGTCCGACGAGGTGCTGGTGACCCAGGCGGTGCACGCGCTGCTGGCCGAGCTGGGCGACCACCGGCCGGACCCGCGGTGGATCGAGGTCCTGCCGGGCCCCCTCTTCCGGCTCGTGCCCCCGGCCTGATGACGCCTGACGCCCGGTCCGGCCCTCCGAGCCTGCCCGGCTCAGGCCGGCGCGGTCCGCCCCTGGTCGTACGCCGCGAGGATGCGGTCGGCGGCGACGGTCGCGGGCAGCTCGCCGGCGAGCACGGCGGCGCGGACCTCGTCGCGGACGGCGCGGACGGCGGGTGAGTGCCGCAACCGCTGGTCCAGCTCGTCGCGGACCATAGCCCAGGTGAAGTCGAGCTGCTGCTCGGCGCGCTTGCGGGCCAGCCCGTCGCCGCCGAGGTGCGCGCGGTGGGCGAGGACCCGCTCCCACAGGTCGTCGACGCCGACGTCGGTGAGGCCGGAGCAGGTGACCACCGGCGGGGCCCACTCCTCCATGCCGCGCACCATCCGCAGCGCGCCGGCCAGGTCGCGGGCGGCGACCCGCGCCTCGGCCTCGCGGTCGCCGTCGGCCTTGTTCACCGCGATCACGTCGGCGATCTCCAGGATGCCCTTCTTGATGCCCTGGAGCTGGTCGCCGGTGCGGGCGAGGGTGAGGAAGAGGAAGGTGTCGACCATCCCCGCGACGGTGACCTCGGACTGCCCGACGCCGACGGTCTCCACCAGCACCACGTCGTACGACGCCGCCTCGAGCACCGCCATCGCCTGCACCGTCGCGCGGGCGACGCCGCCGAGCGTGCCGGCGCTCGGCGAGGGCCGGATGAAGGCCTGCGGGTCGGTGGCCAGCCGGCCCATCCGGGTCTTGTCGCCCAGCACCGACCCGCCCGTGCGCACCGACGACGGGTCGACCGCCAGCACGCCGACCCGGTGCCCGGCCGAGGTCAGCCGGGTCCCGAGGGACTCGATGAAGGTGGACTTGCCGACCCCGGGCACCCCGGAGATGCCGACCCGGACGACCTCGCGGCCCCCGGCACCGTGGCCGCCGTCCGCGAGCGCGGTGAGCAGCTCGCGCGCCAGCTCGCGGTGCTGGGGCCGCGAGGACTCCACCAGCGTGATCGCCTGGGAGACCGCGGCCCGGCGGCCGGACCGGATCCCCTCGACGAGCGTGGGGACGTCCGGCCGCATCAGTGACCGAGCTGCTCGCGCAGCCGGGCCAGCAGGTCGAGCGCGGACTCCGCGATGACGGTGCCGGGCAGGAACACCGCGGCCGCCCCCGCCTCGAGCAGCGTCGGCACGTCGTCGGGCGGGATCACGCCTCCGATCACCATCATGATGTCGGACCTCCCCTGCTCGGCGAGCGCGTCGCGCAGCGCCGGCAGGAGCGTGAGGTGGCCCGCGGCGAGCGAGCTGACCCCGACGATGTGGACGTCGGCGTCGACCGCCTGCTGCGCGACCTCCTCGGGCGTGGAGAACAGCGGCCCCACGTCGACGTCGAAGCCCATGTCGGCGAAGGCCGAGACGATGACCTTCTGGCCGCGGTCGTGGCCGTCCTGGCCCATCTTGGCGACCAGGATGCGCGGGCGGCGGCCCTCGTTCTCCTCGAACTCCGCCGTCGCGGACAGGACCTGCTGGACCAGGGTGCCGTCGCCCTCGCCGGCGGTGTCGCGGTACACGCCGGAGATCGTACGGATCACGGCCTGGTGGCGGCCGTAGACCTTCTCCAGCGCCTCGGAGATCTCCCCGACGGTCGCCTTGGCGCGCGCCGCGTCGACGGCCAGCCCGAGCAGGTTGCCGTCGAGGCCCTGGCCCGCGCCGCGCTCGGCGCTGTTGGTGAGCGCCTCGAGCGCGCGGCGTACGGCGTCGTCGTCGCGCTCCGCGCGCAGCCGCTCGAGCTTGGCGACCTGCTGGCGGTAGACGTCGTCGTTGTCGACCTTGAGCACGTCGAGCTTGTCCTCGGCCGCGAGCCGGAAGGTGTTGACGCCGATGACCTTCTGCGCGCCGGAGTCGATCCGCGCCTGGGTGCGGGCCGCGGCCTCCTCGATGCGCATCTTCGGGATGCCCTGCTCGATCGCCTTGGCCATGCCGCCGGCCTGCTCGGCCTCCTGGATGTGGGCCCAGGCGCGCTCGGCGATGTCGTGGGTCAGCCGCTCGACGTAGTAGGAGCCGGCCCACGGGTCGATCGTCCCGGTGGTGCCGCTCTCCTGCTGCAGCAGGAGCTGGGTGTTGCGGGCGATCCGCGCGGAGAAGTCGGTCGGCAGCGCGATCGCCTCGTCCAGGGCGTTGGTGTGCAGCGACTGGGTGTGGCCCTGGGTCGCGGCCATCGCCTCGATCGCGGTCCGGCCGACGTTGTTGAAGACGTCCTGCGCCGTCAGCGACCAGCCGGAGGTCTGGGAGTGGGTCCGCAGGCTCAGCGACTTGGGGTTCTGCGGGTCGAACTGGCGCACCAGGCGCGACCACAGCGCGCGGGCGGCGCGCATCTTGGCGACCTCCATGTAGAAGTTCATGCCGATCGCCCAGAAGAAGCTCAGGCGGGGCGCGAACTGGTCGATGGTCAGCCCGCTCTCGAGGCCGGCGCGGATGTACTCCACGCCGTCGGCGAGGGTGTAGGCGAGCTCGAGGTCGGCGGTCGCCCCGGCCTCCTGCATGTGGTAGCCGGAGATCGAGATCGAGTTGAACCGCGGCATCCGCTGGCTGGTGAAGGCGAAGATGTCGGAGATGATCCGCATCGACGGCGCCGGCGGGTAGATGTAGGTGTTGCGGACCATGAACTCCTTGAGGATGTCGTTCTGGATGGTCCCCGCGAGCTGCTCCGGCTTCACCCCCTGCTCCTCGGCCGCGGCGATGTAGAGCGCGAGCACCGGCAGGACGGCGCCGTTCATGGTCATCGACACCGACATCGCATCGAGCGGGATGCCGTCGAAGAGGGTGCGGGTGTCGTAGATCGAGTCGATCGCCACGCCGGCCATCCCGACGTCGCCGCGCACGCGCGGGTGGTCGGAGTCGTAGCCGCGGTGGGTGGCCAGGTCGAAGGCGACCGAGAGGCCCTTCTGGCCGGCCGCGAGGTTGCGGCGGTAGAAGGCGTTGGACTCCTCGGCGGTGGAGAAGCCGGCGTACTGCCGGATCGTCCACGGCTGGGTGGTGTACATCGTCGGGTAGGGCCCGCGCAGGAACGGGCTCAGCCCGGGGAAGGTGCCGAGCGCGTCGAGGCCCTCGATGTCGGCGGCGGTGTAGACCGGCGCGATGTCGATGCCCTCGGGCGAGGTCCACGCCTCGGCGTCCGGGGTGGCGGACGGCGCGCCCGCGCCGCCCGCGAGCGGCAGGCCGGCGAAGCTCTTCGGGACGGTCACTGGAGCTGCTCCCTCGTACGGGTCAGGAACGCGAGGGCGTCGACGCCCATCGCGCAGGAGTCGTCGACGCCGTCGCGCGGCTTGCCGGCGACGATGACGTGGCGCGCGCCGGCCTCGCGCAGCGCGGGGACCAGCTGGTCGGCCCACTCGTCGTAGGTCGCGTCGGCGCCGGCGAGGCAGACGACCGGCGTGGTCGAGGCGTCGTACGCCGCCAGCACGTCGGCGACGCTCCCGGTCGGTCCGGCGACCTCGACGGCGATGCCGCCGGCGGCCAGCAGGTTGGTGGCGAAGGTCGCGCGGGCGGTGTGCGCCGCGACCGGGCCCAGCGTGGCGAGGAAGACCGGGCGGGCCGCCGGGGCGTCGCGCAGCTCCTCGAAGGCGGCGCCGTAGCGGCGGACCGCGGCGGCGGCCGGGTCGGGCGCGCGCTCGGGCAGTTGCTCGGCGAGGTGGGGGAACTCGGTGAGCCCGGTGATCGGCCGCTTGCGGGTGGCGATCTCGCGCTCGCGGCGGGCGACGGTCTCGGCGATCGCGTCGTCGAGGGAGGCGCCCTCCTCGAGCCGGCCCAGCACGTCCCACCCGGCCACGGCCAGGTCGTCGGTGAGCTTCTCCACGGCGTAGGAGCCGCCGGCCGGGTCGGCGACCTTGGCGACATGGGCCTCGTCGACCAGCAGGTGGGAGGTGTTGCGCGCGATCCGGCGACCGAAGAGGTCGGGGCGGCCCAGCGGGCTGTCGAACGGCAGGACCGTCACCGCGTCCGCTCCGCCGACGCCGGCCGAGAACGCGGCGACGGTGGTCCGCAGCATGTTCACGTAGGGGTCGTACTTGCTCATCATCGGCCGGCTGGTCACCACGTGCTGGCGCTGCGCGGGCAGCACGTCGGCAGGCACCTCGCTCAGCTCGAGCACGCGCGCCCACAGCCGGCGGGCGGCCCGCAGCTTGGCGATCGTGGGGAACTGCTCGTCGGTCGCGGCGTACCGGAACTCCACGAGGCGAGCGGCCTCGGCGACGTCGATCCCGGCCGCGCTCAGCACGCGCAGCACGCGGGCGCCCACCCACATCGAGTAGCCGAGCTCCTGGGCGTCGGAGGCGCCGAGGTCGTGGGCGACGGTGGCGTCGACGACGACGCCGAGCACCCCCTTCTCCCGCGCGAGGCGGGCGACGGCGACCAGGTCCTCCTCGGAGGCGCGGCCGTCGGCACCGAGGTTGGTGCCCTCGGCCGGGGTCGTCGCGCCGAGGTGGGCGAGGAAGGCCTCGGCCACCGCGACCGGCGCGGTCGGCGCGTCGAGGACGACGGGCGCGAGGTCGAGCAGCACGCCGGCGAGCAGCGCCGGGAGGTCGGTCGCCGCGTCGGCGGTCACCCACAGCGAGACGACGCCGCCGTCGAGGTCGACGAGCGCCTCCTCGTTGGCCTGCTTCGCCGGTACGCCGGTGCCGCCGAGGTGGGCGCGCACGTCCCACGGGCCGACGCGGGTGGGCCGCCCCTGGGTCTGCAGGCCCTCCAGCAGGGCGGGCGTGCCGAGCGGCGTCACCTCGATCCCGTCCAGCGTGGTGCGCGTCAGTCGGGACCAGACGGCTGCGTCGGGGTCGTCGTCCTGGAGCCGGCGGGACTTGCGCAGCACCGCGGCGGCGGCCTGCTCCCAGTCCTGGACCGTCCACCGGTCGCCGTCGCCGGCCAGGTCGAGGGTGCCCTGCTCCGGCTCGAGACCGGCCGGCTCGTCCAGGCCGCCCTCGACCGCGCCTTGGGGTTGCGTCATGGGGCGAACGATAAGGACCGTCACGTGACGGTGACCACCGAGTGTGACGTTTTCGACCCGCGCGACCCGGGCTCGTCGTTACGGTGCGCGACGTGAAGGTGACCGATCCCTCCGGCCAGACATGGCGGGTCAGCCGGCGGTGGGTGCCCTGGCGTCGGCGGATCCGGGGCGGCGTGGACTCCGTCCCGTCCGGCTTCTCCCTCGACGGTGACGACCTGCTGGGGATCGCCCTGCTCCTGGTCTCGCTGATCGTCGTCCCGCTGCTCGCCATCCTGGTGCTCGCCTGGGTCGAGCTGGTCCTGATCGTCGTGGTCCTCCCCTTCGCCGTCGCGTGGCGGCTCGTCCGCGGCCGGCACTGGTACGTCGAGGTCCGCCGCGGCTTCCGGCCGTGGTGGGAGGTCGACGCCGGCAGCTGGTCGGCGAGCCGCGAGCGGATCGCCGACGTCGCCGAGCAGATCCGCCGCGGCCAGACCCCCGCGCGCACCCTCGACGTCCCGGAGCTCGAGCACCCCTGACCCGCCGGCGACGCGGCGTACCGGCGCCTCGGCGTACCCGCCGGAGTGGCGCTCGCGACCGGGAGAACGACGACCCGGCGCGACCCGAAGTTCCTGACCGGTGGGTAACAAGGCATATGTCACACGCATCCCGGTCCGCAGACCCTGAGCCGAGAGGTAGCGTGACACCTCGTGGCAACCCCGACCCTCGTCAAGGGGGCGCGCGCGACGCGCTCCACCGTGGCGCTCAAGATCATCATGGCCGTCAGCGGCCTCGTCTTCATCGGCTACGTGCTCGCGCACATGTACGGCAACCTCAAGGCGTTCGCCGGCCACGACGCGTTCAACGACTACGCCGAGCACCTGCGGGAGTTCGGTGAGCCGATGCTCCCCCACGAGGGCTTCCTCTGGGTGATGCGTGTCGTGCTCGTCGTGGCGCTGGTGGCGCACGTCGCCGCGGCCGTCGCGCTGGCCCGCCGTGCGGCGAACGCCCGGACCGTGAAGTACCAGGTCAAGAAGAACAACCACTCCTCGGTCTCCTCGCGCACCATGCGCTGGGGCGGCGCCGCGCTGCTGCTGTTCCTCATCTGGCACCTGCTGAACTTCACCGTCCCGAAGGTGAACCCCGCCGGCGGCCCGACCGACGACGCCTACAACCTGATGATCGACTCCTTCGACATCTGGTGGATGACCCTCATCTACCTCCTGGCGATGCTCGCGCTCGGCTTCCACCTGCACCACGGGACGTTCAGCGCGATCCAGACCCTCGGCTTCACCAACACCGCCTCCTCCCGTGCCCGCGCCAAGCAGGCCGGCTGGGTGCTCGCGGTCGTGATCGCCGGCGGCTTCTCGCTGGTCCCCCTGTCCGTCCTCGCCGGCATCATCGAGAAGTAAGGAAGGCGCACCATGGCCTCCGCCCAGGGCACGACGCCCCTCAACCAGCCCTCCCAGCAGGTCTCCGACGACGCCCGCGGCTACTACACGCCCGGCGCCCCGCTCGTCGACCCGGTCGCCCCGACCGGCCCGATCGACCAGCGCTGGAGCCAGCGCAAGTTCGACAACCGCCTGGTCAACCCGGCCAACCGTCGCAAGCTCGACGTGATCATCGTCGGCACCGGCCTGGCCGGCGGCGCCGCCGCGGCCACGCTCGGCGAGGCCGGCTACAACGTGAAGTCCTTCTGCTACCAGGACTCCCCGCGCCGCGCGCACTCGATCGCCGCGCAGGGCGGCATCAACGCCGCCAAGAACTACAAGGAGGACGGCGACTCGACGTTCCGTCTCTTCTACGACACCGTCAAGGGCGGCGACTACCGCTCGCGGGAGTCGAACGTCTACCGCCTGGCCGAGGTCAGCGCCAACATCATCGACCAGTGCGTCGCGCAGGGCGTCCCCTTCGCCCGCGAGTACGGCGGCCTGCTCGACAACCGCTCCTTCGGCGGCGTGCAGGTCTCCCGCACGTTCTACGCCCGCGGCCAGACCGGCCAGCAGCTGCTGCTCGGCGCCTACCAGGCCATGGAGCGCCAGGTCGCGGCCGGCACGGTCGAGCAGTTCACCCGCCACGAGATGCTCGAGCTCGTCGTCGTCGACGGCAAGGCCCGCGGCATCATCGCCCGCGACATGGTGACCGGCGAGATCCAGACCCACCTCGCCGACGTCGTCGTCATCGCCTCCGGCGGCTACGGCAACGTCTTCTTCCTCTCCACCAACGCGATGG is a window encoding:
- the scpA gene encoding methylmalonyl-CoA mutase, yielding MTVPKSFAGLPLAGGAGAPSATPDAEAWTSPEGIDIAPVYTAADIEGLDALGTFPGLSPFLRGPYPTMYTTQPWTIRQYAGFSTAEESNAFYRRNLAAGQKGLSVAFDLATHRGYDSDHPRVRGDVGMAGVAIDSIYDTRTLFDGIPLDAMSVSMTMNGAVLPVLALYIAAAEEQGVKPEQLAGTIQNDILKEFMVRNTYIYPPAPSMRIISDIFAFTSQRMPRFNSISISGYHMQEAGATADLELAYTLADGVEYIRAGLESGLTIDQFAPRLSFFWAIGMNFYMEVAKMRAARALWSRLVRQFDPQNPKSLSLRTHSQTSGWSLTAQDVFNNVGRTAIEAMAATQGHTQSLHTNALDEAIALPTDFSARIARNTQLLLQQESGTTGTIDPWAGSYYVERLTHDIAERAWAHIQEAEQAGGMAKAIEQGIPKMRIEEAAARTQARIDSGAQKVIGVNTFRLAAEDKLDVLKVDNDDVYRQQVAKLERLRAERDDDAVRRALEALTNSAERGAGQGLDGNLLGLAVDAARAKATVGEISEALEKVYGRHQAVIRTISGVYRDTAGEGDGTLVQQVLSATAEFEENEGRRPRILVAKMGQDGHDRGQKVIVSAFADMGFDVDVGPLFSTPEEVAQQAVDADVHIVGVSSLAAGHLTLLPALRDALAEQGRSDIMMVIGGVIPPDDVPTLLEAGAAAVFLPGTVIAESALDLLARLREQLGH
- a CDS encoding methylmalonyl-CoA mutase family protein, translating into MTQPQGAVEGGLDEPAGLEPEQGTLDLAGDGDRWTVQDWEQAAAAVLRKSRRLQDDDPDAAVWSRLTRTTLDGIEVTPLGTPALLEGLQTQGRPTRVGPWDVRAHLGGTGVPAKQANEEALVDLDGGVVSLWVTADAATDLPALLAGVLLDLAPVVLDAPTAPVAVAEAFLAHLGATTPAEGTNLGADGRASEEDLVAVARLAREKGVLGVVVDATVAHDLGASDAQELGYSMWVGARVLRVLSAAGIDVAEAARLVEFRYAATDEQFPTIAKLRAARRLWARVLELSEVPADVLPAQRQHVVTSRPMMSKYDPYVNMLRTTVAAFSAGVGGADAVTVLPFDSPLGRPDLFGRRIARNTSHLLVDEAHVAKVADPAGGSYAVEKLTDDLAVAGWDVLGRLEEGASLDDAIAETVARREREIATRKRPITGLTEFPHLAEQLPERAPDPAAAAVRRYGAAFEELRDAPAARPVFLATLGPVAAHTARATFATNLLAAGGIAVEVAGPTGSVADVLAAYDASTTPVVCLAGADATYDEWADQLVPALREAGARHVIVAGKPRDGVDDSCAMGVDALAFLTRTREQLQ
- a CDS encoding succinate dehydrogenase cytochrome b subunit, producing the protein MATPTLVKGARATRSTVALKIIMAVSGLVFIGYVLAHMYGNLKAFAGHDAFNDYAEHLREFGEPMLPHEGFLWVMRVVLVVALVAHVAAAVALARRAANARTVKYQVKKNNHSSVSSRTMRWGGAALLLFLIWHLLNFTVPKVNPAGGPTDDAYNLMIDSFDIWWMTLIYLLAMLALGFHLHHGTFSAIQTLGFTNTASSRARAKQAGWVLAVVIAGGFSLVPLSVLAGIIEK